Proteins encoded by one window of Campylobacter concisus:
- the secD gene encoding protein translocase subunit SecD, translated as MRNARVTYRLIILILALIFGFGFSVPSFFQTQNGAKISLGLDLQGGLHMLLGVETSEAIHSKIKSIAGSINYYAKKEDVLIDKFKIKEENIDFTLLDGDEAPKVDKALAEIKGLDIKKDGLNYSISLTEQERTDTIEYAISQAVETIRNRLDQFGLAEPTVARQGKDNILVELPGIKTEEDEQRARDLIAKAAHLQLMAVDDKRQDQANTMSEAEAESYGDVIFKDAKNDRVKYVVKNIPVLDGSMLTDAKVAFSQQNNLPIINFTLNSEGARIFGDFTGANVGKRLAIVLDGKVYSAPVINERIGGGSGQISGGFTLDEAHDVAIALRSGALLAPVKMLEKRSVGPSLGQESINQSMVALAAGSILVVLFMLVYYGISGIFANIALVADVVILVAVMALFGATLTLPGMAGIVLTIGMAVDANVIINERIRELLREGVAIRTAVQKGYEHAMSAIIDSNLTTIITVAVLYAYGTGPVKGFAVTMAIGIMASMLTAILGTHGMFDAAMDKIEKSGNTRLWFGYKRS; from the coding sequence ATGCGTAACGCAAGAGTCACATATAGGCTAATTATCTTAATATTAGCCTTGATTTTTGGTTTTGGCTTTTCGGTGCCATCTTTTTTTCAGACTCAAAATGGGGCTAAAATTTCACTTGGCCTTGATCTTCAAGGTGGCCTTCATATGCTACTTGGTGTTGAAACGAGCGAAGCTATTCACTCAAAAATAAAATCAATAGCTGGAAGTATAAATTATTATGCTAAAAAAGAAGATGTGTTAATTGATAAATTTAAGATTAAAGAAGAGAACATTGACTTTACTCTTCTTGATGGCGACGAAGCTCCAAAAGTAGATAAAGCACTTGCTGAGATAAAGGGGCTTGATATCAAAAAAGATGGTTTAAATTACAGCATATCTTTAACCGAGCAAGAAAGAACGGATACGATCGAGTATGCGATCTCGCAAGCTGTTGAAACTATTAGAAACAGACTCGATCAGTTTGGTCTAGCTGAGCCAACTGTTGCCAGACAGGGCAAAGACAATATCCTAGTTGAGCTTCCTGGCATAAAGACTGAAGAGGATGAGCAAAGAGCAAGAGATCTCATCGCAAAGGCTGCTCACTTGCAGCTTATGGCAGTTGATGATAAAAGACAAGATCAGGCTAATACGATGAGCGAGGCTGAAGCTGAAAGCTACGGCGATGTGATCTTTAAAGATGCTAAAAATGACCGCGTGAAATATGTCGTTAAAAATATCCCAGTGCTTGACGGCTCGATGCTAACTGATGCAAAGGTTGCATTTTCTCAGCAAAATAACCTACCGATCATAAATTTCACTCTCAACTCAGAGGGCGCTAGAATTTTTGGTGATTTTACTGGTGCAAATGTCGGAAAAAGGCTTGCTATTGTGCTTGATGGGAAGGTTTATTCAGCTCCTGTTATAAATGAAAGAATAGGTGGTGGCAGCGGTCAGATCAGCGGCGGCTTTACCCTTGATGAGGCTCACGACGTAGCGATCGCTCTTAGAAGCGGTGCACTTTTAGCCCCTGTTAAGATGCTGGAAAAAAGAAGCGTTGGCCCATCTTTAGGACAAGAGAGTATCAACCAAAGCATGGTAGCACTTGCTGCTGGATCTATCTTAGTCGTGTTATTTATGCTAGTTTATTATGGAATTTCTGGAATTTTTGCAAATATAGCACTAGTTGCGGATGTTGTTATATTGGTAGCCGTGATGGCGCTTTTTGGAGCGACACTTACACTTCCTGGTATGGCTGGTATTGTGCTAACGATCGGTATGGCTGTTGATGCAAATGTCATCATAAATGAGCGTATACGTGAGCTTTTGCGTGAAGGTGTAGCGATAAGGACAGCTGTGCAAAAGGGTTATGAGCACGCTATGAGTGCGATTATTGACTCAAACTTAACTACCATTATCACAGTTGCTGTGCTTTATGCTTATGGTACTGGCCCAGTTAAAGGCTTTGCTGTGACAATGGCGATAGGTATCATGGCTTCGATGCTAACAGCTATACTTGGCACTCACGGTATGTTTGATGCTGCTATGGATAA